In Ovis canadensis isolate MfBH-ARS-UI-01 breed Bighorn chromosome 3, ARS-UI_OviCan_v2, whole genome shotgun sequence, one DNA window encodes the following:
- the ID2 gene encoding DNA-binding protein inhibitor ID-2, whose product MKAFSPVRSVRKNSLSDHGLGISRSKTPVDDPMSLLYNMNDCYSKLKELVPSIPQNKKVSKMEILQHVIDYILDLQIALDSHPTIVSLHHQRPGQSQASRTPLTTLNTDISILSLQASEFPSELMSNDSKALCG is encoded by the exons ATGAAAGCCTTCAGTCCAGTGAGGTCCGTTAGGAAAAACAGCCTTTCGGACCACGGCCTGGGCATCTCCCGGAGCAAAACCCCGGTGGACGACCCGATGAGCCTGCTGTACAACATGAACGACTGCTACTCCAAGCTCAAGGAGCTGGTCCCCAGCATCCCGCAAAACAAGAAGGTGAGCAAGATGGAAATCCTGCAACACGTCATCGACTACATCTTGGACTTGCAGATCGCGCTAGACTCGCACCCCACCATCGTTAGCCTGCACCACCAGCGACCCGGGCAGAGCCAGGCGTCCAGGACGCCGCTCACCACCCTCAACACCGACATCAGCATCCTGTCCTTGCAG GCTTCTGAATTCCCCTCTGAATTAATGTCAAATGACAGCAAAGCGCTCTGTGGCTGA